From one Flavobacteriales bacterium genomic stretch:
- a CDS encoding glycosyltransferase family 4 protein, producing MSKKPQVLAFIDWYKPFFKAGGPVRSMVNLVDHLHDRVDFHIVTGDRDYTANASPEDLPKDQWVEQYKGERVWYASPAQRTLKQWRALLKERAWDVVYINGLYSKWSTIAPLWLLRGSKQRRIVAVRGMLARGPMKQSPGKKRAFLLAMKTTGCFKGVEFQATNAEEAEDIKRWIGRDAKVHLVPNLGRKLEAKEPTAIDKRPGVLRLVSVGRIAPEKNTLFAIERLRGLQGDIRFDLYGTVYDQAYWKRCQDAVAKLPPDTKVLWHDHIAEDHVRGVIEQAHAVFMPSVGENFGHTMLEALVAGRPLLISDRTPWKELEAKHAGWDLPLEQPERFERVVAQLLALDQTGYNAWLLGAAALGQRYLADTSSLERSLALFSR from the coding sequence ATGAGCAAGAAGCCCCAAGTGCTCGCCTTCATCGATTGGTACAAGCCCTTCTTCAAGGCGGGCGGCCCGGTGCGCAGCATGGTGAACCTGGTCGATCACCTGCACGATCGCGTCGACTTCCACATCGTCACTGGCGATAGGGACTATACCGCGAACGCCTCGCCCGAGGATCTGCCGAAGGATCAATGGGTCGAGCAATACAAGGGCGAGCGCGTTTGGTACGCTTCACCCGCACAGCGGACACTGAAGCAATGGCGCGCGCTGCTGAAGGAGCGCGCGTGGGACGTGGTGTACATCAATGGCCTTTACTCGAAGTGGAGCACCATCGCGCCATTGTGGCTGCTGCGCGGATCGAAGCAGCGCCGCATCGTGGCGGTGCGCGGCATGCTGGCACGCGGCCCCATGAAGCAGAGCCCGGGGAAGAAGCGCGCCTTCCTTCTGGCCATGAAGACCACCGGCTGCTTCAAGGGCGTGGAGTTCCAGGCCACCAATGCTGAAGAAGCAGAGGACATCAAGCGCTGGATCGGCAGGGACGCGAAAGTGCACCTGGTGCCCAACCTCGGCCGCAAGCTCGAAGCGAAGGAGCCAACTGCCATCGACAAGCGGCCCGGAGTGTTGCGGTTGGTGAGCGTGGGCCGCATAGCACCGGAGAAGAATACGCTCTTCGCCATCGAACGGCTGCGCGGCCTGCAAGGCGATATCCGCTTCGACCTCTACGGCACCGTGTACGATCAGGCGTATTGGAAGCGTTGCCAGGACGCCGTCGCGAAGTTGCCACCGGACACGAAGGTGCTGTGGCACGATCACATTGCTGAGGATCACGTGCGCGGCGTGATCGAGCAGGCGCATGCGGTCTTCATGCCCAGCGTGGGCGAGAACTTCGGGCACACCATGCTCGAGGCACTGGTGGCCGGCCGGCCGCTGCTCATCAGCGACCGCACGCCATGGAAGGAACTGGAAGCGAAGCATGCCGGTTGGGACCTTCCACTGGAGCAGCCTGAGCGGTTCGAGCGTGTGGTCGCCCAGCTGCTGGCCTTGGACCAAACGGGCTACAATGCATGGCTGCTGGGCGCGGCAGCGCTGGGTCAACGATATTTGGCCGATACATCGAGCCTAGAACGGAGCCTCGCCCTCTTCTCCCGATGA
- a CDS encoding glycosyltransferase family 4 protein, whose product MSRSARTTILVLYTELAPYVLSCLNALVEQADADIHLVRWPVNKEAPFTLAFHPRITVHERASLAGGALVDLVARIRPALTITSGWVDKDYLRAAAEAKRSGGVSTIALDTAWRGHWKQWANALIARIRLHRSFTHAWVTGKAQAEYARRLGFGTDRIRTGFYSADTALFLPLGERILAMRNEQWPHRLLCVARYIPTKGHQLLCDAFAELCDEEDAGDWQLWIAGTGELHDQVKASSSGRHARITHLGFKQPDEMRAIVEQAGAFVLPSTYEPWGVVVHEHACAALPLVLSSAVGASERFLKEGGNGFRFIAGDKSSLKTALRMLILSHDVELRAMGQRSLELGRSWSPELWAETAAELMNGRR is encoded by the coding sequence GTGAGCCGTAGCGCCCGAACCACCATCCTGGTGCTCTACACCGAGCTGGCGCCATATGTGCTGTCCTGCCTCAATGCGCTGGTGGAGCAGGCCGATGCGGATATCCATCTGGTGCGCTGGCCCGTGAACAAGGAAGCGCCCTTCACCCTGGCTTTCCACCCGCGCATCACCGTTCATGAACGTGCATCGCTCGCCGGAGGTGCACTTGTGGATCTCGTCGCGCGAATTCGACCGGCGCTCACGATCACCAGCGGCTGGGTTGACAAGGACTACCTGCGCGCTGCTGCTGAAGCGAAGCGATCGGGTGGCGTTTCCACCATCGCCCTCGATACCGCCTGGCGCGGCCATTGGAAGCAATGGGCCAATGCGCTCATCGCGCGCATCCGCTTGCATCGTTCGTTCACGCACGCATGGGTCACGGGCAAGGCCCAGGCGGAGTACGCGCGCCGACTCGGTTTCGGGACGGACAGGATCCGCACCGGCTTCTATTCCGCGGACACCGCGCTCTTCCTGCCGCTGGGCGAGCGGATCCTGGCCATGCGCAACGAGCAGTGGCCGCATCGGCTGCTCTGTGTGGCGCGCTACATCCCCACCAAGGGCCATCAATTGCTCTGCGATGCCTTCGCAGAGCTATGCGATGAAGAGGACGCGGGTGATTGGCAGCTGTGGATCGCAGGCACCGGCGAGTTGCATGATCAGGTGAAGGCTTCGTCGTCGGGCCGGCATGCGCGCATCACCCACCTCGGCTTCAAGCAGCCGGATGAGATGCGGGCGATCGTGGAACAGGCCGGCGCCTTCGTTCTGCCGAGCACCTATGAGCCGTGGGGCGTGGTGGTGCATGAACATGCATGCGCAGCGCTGCCGCTCGTTCTCAGCTCCGCCGTGGGCGCTTCCGAGCGCTTCTTGAAGGAGGGCGGGAACGGATTCCGATTCATCGCCGGCGACAAGTCATCGCTGAAGACAGCGTTGCGCATGCTCATTCTCAGCCATGATGTTGAATTGCGCGCCATGGGTCAGCGCAGCTTGGAACTGGGCAGATCGTGGAGTCCTGAATTGTGGGCTGAAACGGCTGCTGAACTCATGAATGGTCGCCGATGA
- a CDS encoding T9SS type A sorting domain-containing protein, with product MRPATVPSLLLYICAALHAFSATGQSTWRRTYGASGSDSGASVISCSNGGFLVAGSTGSFGNGSGDVYLLRLDDGGVVLWSRYFGGPDVDQAVACAEVDGGFAIACTVGDGEHGSYDMRLIRTNGAGDVLWDADYGDADWDLCRGMAVLEDGFLLHGVSFSEAAPQGAGVAIRVDWDGDPVWSYTQEAPFFTEFNGAAVRTDGTIALAGRRTVDEGDDDGLLLLLDADGAQLWEAIWTEPADVSFGDVAVGNTGNLVVCGRSRVGSAAQKIMLAGYNGAGGFLWDRYIGNDTDAGATAIQRAHGSGFVFTGYTTVGSNADMILTRVADEGWFISGSNYGEGNLSMGLGVDSVAGAGYVVAGWIEGSGPGPRAVFVVRTDEDAFTASNTITTYLDPVGLADFHEPANSLVYPNPVSSGSLLSIGVAQEPRTWELISIVGSIVSSGTLSAGQKQITVPDLRPGFYELVVGSDHLHQMRQSLVIE from the coding sequence ATGCGCCCTGCCACAGTGCCTTCTCTCCTCCTTTACATCTGTGCCGCGCTTCATGCTTTTTCCGCAACTGGTCAATCCACTTGGCGCAGGACCTACGGCGCATCCGGCTCCGATAGTGGAGCGAGCGTGATTTCCTGTTCGAATGGTGGATTTCTTGTTGCTGGGAGCACGGGCAGCTTCGGAAACGGATCGGGCGATGTCTATCTGCTTCGGTTGGATGATGGCGGCGTGGTTCTATGGTCTCGCTATTTCGGCGGGCCGGATGTTGATCAGGCCGTGGCATGCGCGGAGGTCGACGGCGGATTCGCCATCGCCTGCACAGTTGGTGATGGGGAGCACGGGAGCTATGATATGCGGCTGATTCGCACGAACGGCGCCGGTGATGTTCTGTGGGATGCCGATTACGGAGATGCGGATTGGGACCTTTGTCGGGGCATGGCGGTTCTTGAGGATGGCTTTCTGCTTCATGGTGTTTCATTCAGTGAAGCGGCGCCCCAAGGAGCAGGTGTCGCCATCCGAGTCGATTGGGATGGGGACCCGGTCTGGAGCTACACGCAAGAAGCTCCTTTCTTCACGGAGTTCAATGGTGCGGCAGTTCGGACGGATGGCACGATCGCGCTAGCTGGCCGCCGGACCGTTGATGAAGGAGACGATGATGGTTTGCTTTTACTGCTCGACGCGGACGGTGCTCAACTTTGGGAAGCCATATGGACGGAGCCTGCTGACGTGTCTTTCGGTGACGTTGCCGTTGGGAACACTGGCAACCTTGTTGTTTGCGGGCGTTCAAGGGTAGGCTCAGCAGCACAGAAGATCATGCTTGCAGGTTATAATGGGGCTGGTGGCTTCCTTTGGGATCGCTATATCGGGAACGACACGGACGCAGGGGCTACAGCGATTCAGCGCGCCCACGGATCCGGGTTCGTGTTCACCGGGTACACTACGGTTGGCTCCAATGCCGATATGATTCTTACACGAGTAGCGGATGAAGGGTGGTTCATTTCTGGATCCAACTACGGAGAGGGCAACCTGTCCATGGGCCTTGGGGTCGATTCAGTAGCGGGTGCAGGATATGTGGTCGCTGGCTGGATTGAGGGCTCTGGCCCTGGACCTCGAGCTGTATTCGTCGTGAGAACAGATGAGGACGCGTTCACGGCTTCGAATACGATCACCACGTACCTGGATCCAGTTGGCCTAGCCGATTTTCATGAGCCTGCCAATAGTCTCGTCTATCCGAACCCGGTTTCGAGTGGCAGCCTTTTGTCGATAGGCGTAGCGCAAGAGCCGCGCACGTGGGAGTTGATTTCGATCGTTGGATCGATCGTAAGTTCCGGAACGTTATCGGCAGGCCAGAAGCAGATCACTGTTCCGGATTTGCGACCTGGCTTCTATGAGTTGGTCGTTGGGTCTGACCATCTCCACCAGATGCGTCAGAGCTTGGTGATCGAGTGA